Below is a window of Quercus robur chromosome 6, dhQueRobu3.1, whole genome shotgun sequence DNA.
GTTTCCTTTTGTAGGGGACCATCCACTCTAGCTACTTTTGTAGCTGTATATGCACTTTTTGGGCCAACCTTTCCTGGAATTTATGACAAAGTTAGAGGTGTTTACAATCTATTTTACCCAGTATGTATATGGAATACATAACTATGtcatagttttatttttttcctaatatatcCTTGTCTTATTGTCTTACATCTTGGGGACTGTCTTATGTGCATATTTTGCAGGGCCTATCCTTTGCCTTTCCAATTCCTAGCCAGTATACAGATTGCTGCCATGATGGGGAAGGTATTGTTTCAGCATTTCCCAACTTGGGTTTTTACTTGTTTGAGTGAATTTTCAAGTTCTGATTACTTAAATTGActcctttatttcttttatgaaaGCGGAATTGCCATTAGAGTTTCCGGATGGCACCACACCTGTGACTTGCCGTGTCTCCATATATGATAGTTCTACAGACAAGAAAGTTGGTGTAGGATCCTTAATGGACAAGGCTTATGCTCCTCCATTACCTGCTGGCAGTCTTTACATGGAAGAGGTGCATGTTAAGGTTTGGTTTCATCCTTCATCTACCTGCAGTATTTTGATTGAATTGTCATCGTGCTTGAGTCTGGTATCATTTCAATTGAATTGTTTGCAGAATCCAGTGGGCCATCTTATGGATGGTCACCTGCTTCTCCTATTAGCATCAACCATTTAGCTTTAAGTATGGAAATTTGTTGGACCATCAAATAaagctttgattttgaatgtTTTAGTGCTTGCcaattgtgttatttatttagttatttggtctCTGAAGTGTAGTTTTTTGACCCATTTGAGTTTGAATATTGgataaaatttaattcaatgtCAGTATTGTCCAGCTTGGAGAAGAATTATATTTCACTGTTGGTGGCCAACATATTCCTTTCGGTGCATCCCCACAGGCAAGTTTTAAGTTTAATGCAATTAAGCTTTAGTATCTTTTTTCTTGGTAAATGCTTTCCTGCTCAGATATTACTTTATgcttttgtttcattttgtgtCATACAATTTTCCATGGAATCTTAGATGTCATTTAGGCTCTTAATGGAGGTGCAATGTAATCAgaattgtctttctttctttcacacTCACTCACATGCACATGCACAGATGTGCAAGCTAtagatataaataattttatttctgccgaaaacaaaataaattgctATCAACTTGACTCACAAAGCCTTATCTTAAAGAATTCTGGAACTATGTTGGAAACAAAACTATCATACATTTAACGAGTTCTATTTGGGCATAATTTGGTATTTCttaatgataattaaaaaactttgtcACTAGGAtttttaaattacataaattagtttaattgctggatttttctttatcatctcttttattttctgggTTCTGTTAATGACGTATTGTTTTTAGAAGTTTCaatgatattttaaaatttccatATACTTCTGTCATTTTCTGGTTAGTTTGTGTTCTTATGAGGGGCCAGATTGATGCAATGTTGTCATGcctaatttttttagttttcttttttctgcagGATGTGTGGACTGAATTAGGCCGTCCTTGTGGAATTCATCAAAAGCAGGTATTACTGAGACAGGaatatttctttctcattaTTGTTTATCTAGTGCGAGATATTCTATTAAGTCATACACCATGCTGTGTTTTCTGTCTCTTTGACATGAAATGCAATGAGGAAAGTATCTTTTCAGCACAGAGGCAATTGAGTGTTGCATGCTTTagaagaaaatttatattttattctaagACATATCGATGAACTAAGTTGCATTGTTTGCTTTTGACATCCATGTTGTGTCCTGTAATGCTCTTTAAGTCTTCCATTGCCATGTTGGttgaaaattctttttgttaataatttctTTCCCTCATTGGAAGGTGTCTGAATTCCAGTATATTTATGACACTGGAATAATCTGGCTATGCTTGTATCTGCGGCTGCATAGGTGCTTGGGCTGTTTTTATTATCCGGTGTCTAAGCACTATTACTATCATTactatatttgaattgtttgtCATAATTAGTGAATATTGATTTGATTTAGTTGTACAGGTAGATCAAATGGTTATTCACTCTGCATCAGACCCTCGTCCACGGACAACACTTTGTGGTGATTATTTCTACAATTATTTTACCCGTGGTTTGGACATCTTATTTGATGGGCAGGTAAcaacttttagtttttgggtTCTAGTGATATGTGTAATCATGATACCATGCATGATGACCTTTGCACTTAGGAATTATAATATCAGTGTTTTGTATTTGCAGACCCATAAAATCAAGAAGTTTGTTTTGCACACAAACTATCCTGGTCATGCAGACTtcaattcatatataaaatgcaattttgttatatttggtTCGGACTGTAAGTTCTTTATCTGTTTCAGAAGCTTCCAATTAAACCTTTTAATAGAGAAACCAATGAacc
It encodes the following:
- the LOC126733164 gene encoding PHAF1 protein At3g51130 isoform X2, which produces MSQRTRRRCEGTAMGAIVLDLRPGLGIGPFSLGMPICEAFAQIEQQPNIYDVVHVKYFDEEPLKLDLVISFPDHGFHLRFDPWSQRLRLIEIFDVKRLQMRYATSLIGGPSTLATFVAVYALFGPTFPGIYDKVRGVYNLFYPGLSFAFPIPSQYTDCCHDGEAELPLEFPDGTTPVTCRVSIYDSSTDKKVGVGSLMDKAYAPPLPAGSLYMEEVHVKLGEELYFTVGGQHIPFGASPQDVWTELGRPCGIHQKQVDQMVIHSASDPRPRTTLCGDYFYNYFTRGLDILFDGQTHKIKKFVLHTNYPGHADFNSYIKCNFVIFGSDFEGSFEEVNSSGHRITPSTKWEQVKEILGDCGRAAIQTQGSTSNPFGSTFVYGYQNVAFEVMKNGYIATVTLFQS
- the LOC126733164 gene encoding PHAF1 protein At3g51130 isoform X1 — its product is MSQRTRRRCEGTAMGAIVLDLRPGLGIGPFSLGMPICEAFAQIEQQPNIYDVVHVKYFDEEPLKLDLVISFPDHGFHLRFDPWSQRLRLIEIFDVKRLQMRYATSLIGGPSTLATFVAVYALFGPTFPGIYDKVRGVYNLFYPGLSFAFPIPSQYTDCCHDGEAELPLEFPDGTTPVTCRVSIYDSSTDKKVGVGSLMDKAYAPPLPAGSLYMEEVHVKLGEELYFTVGGQHIPFGASPQDVWTELGRPCGIHQKQVDQMVIHSASDPRPRTTLCGDYFYNYFTRGLDILFDGQTHKIKKFVLHTNYPGHADFNSYIKCNFVIFGSDFEGSFEEVNSSGHRITPSTKWEQVKEILGDCGRAAIQTQGSTSNPFGSTFVYGYQNVAFEQVMKNGYIATVTLFQS